A genomic segment from Candidatus Borkfalkia ceftriaxoniphila encodes:
- a CDS encoding dihydrofolate reductase, which yields MKAIVVVDENWGIGRSNDLLFSLPADMKHFRETTREKVVVMGSNTLLSFPGAKPLPKRVNIVLWPGGEKREDCLVFETLDEVFKEIAKYPADDVYVVGGAMMYATMLGYCSEVIVTKVAANGGAEVFFKNLDEMENFRIVSESEPLETNGYTIRFITYRNDRALPLPV from the coding sequence ATGAAGGCAATCGTAGTTGTGGACGAGAACTGGGGCATCGGCAGGAGCAACGATCTCTTATTTTCCCTGCCTGCGGATATGAAACATTTTCGGGAAACGACGCGGGAAAAAGTCGTCGTGATGGGAAGCAATACGTTGCTTTCCTTTCCGGGGGCAAAACCCTTGCCCAAGCGCGTGAATATCGTGCTCTGGCCGGGCGGTGAAAAGAGGGAGGACTGCCTTGTTTTCGAAACGTTGGACGAGGTGTTTAAAGAGATCGCAAAGTATCCCGCGGACGACGTGTACGTGGTCGGCGGCGCGATGATGTACGCGACGATGCTCGGCTATTGCAGCGAAGTGATCGTGACGAAGGTCGCGGCAAACGGCGGCGCGGAAGTGTTTTTTAAAAATCTCGACGAGATGGAAAATTTCCGTATCGTTTCCGAAAGCGAACCTTTGGAGACTAACGGCTATACCATTCGTTTTATTACCTATCGGAACGATCGGGCGCTGCCGTTGCCTGTATAA
- a CDS encoding Fe-S-containing hydro-lyase: MKKIFLPLQDADIENLRAGESVLLSGTLLTGRDCAHKRICEFLDEGKELPFSLRGETIYYAGPCPAPEGKACGSCGPTTSARMDTFAPRLLDLGLKGMVGKGERSDEVTEAIVRNKAVYFAAVGGAGALYGNAIVKSEIVAFPDLLSEAVYRFEIRDFPLVVAIDSRGESVYKK, encoded by the coding sequence ATGAAAAAAATATTTCTTCCTTTACAGGACGCGGACATTGAAAATTTAAGGGCGGGCGAGAGCGTTTTACTCTCGGGAACGCTCCTAACGGGGCGCGACTGCGCGCACAAGCGCATTTGCGAGTTTTTGGACGAGGGGAAAGAACTCCCCTTTTCCCTGCGAGGAGAAACCATTTACTACGCGGGCCCTTGTCCCGCGCCCGAGGGAAAGGCGTGCGGCAGTTGCGGCCCCACGACGAGCGCGCGCATGGACACATTCGCGCCGCGCCTTCTCGATCTGGGACTGAAAGGCATGGTCGGAAAAGGCGAACGCAGCGACGAGGTGACCGAGGCGATCGTTCGGAATAAGGCCGTCTATTTCGCAGCCGTCGGGGGCGCGGGCGCGCTGTACGGAAACGCCATCGTGAAGAGCGAGATCGTGGCGTTTCCCGATCTTTTAAGCGAGGCGGTGTACCGCTTCGAGATACGGGATTTTCCCCTCGTGGTCGCGATCGACAGCCGCGGGGAAAGCGTCTATAAAAAATAA
- a CDS encoding response regulator transcription factor produces MKTIAVIEDDIYIGNVLEELLTESGYSVIRAYSGTEGLLLLEKSKPDLVILDLMLPGMSGEEVLQNISELAPVMILSAKTEVSGKVKNLNAGAVDYITKPFDNDELLARVGVALRRCEAHADGVVSRAGIVMDTDTYSVTVEGKPLKLTKTEFAILKMFLLNPKKVFSKSAILDYISDYTPDGEESSVSVHISNLRNKLKEASDRNYIRTVWGIGFQFDGEHL; encoded by the coding sequence ATGAAGACGATAGCAGTCATCGAAGACGATATTTACATCGGTAACGTTTTGGAAGAACTCTTGACGGAGAGCGGTTATTCGGTTATCCGCGCCTATTCGGGTACGGAAGGTCTGCTTCTTTTGGAAAAGAGTAAACCCGATCTCGTGATCCTCGATCTCATGCTCCCCGGCATGAGCGGGGAAGAGGTGTTGCAAAATATTTCCGAACTCGCGCCCGTTATGATCCTGAGCGCGAAAACGGAAGTGAGCGGCAAAGTGAAAAATCTCAATGCGGGTGCGGTGGACTACATTACAAAACCTTTTGACAACGACGAACTTCTCGCCCGCGTAGGCGTCGCTCTAAGAAGGTGCGAGGCACACGCGGACGGTGTCGTATCCCGCGCGGGCATCGTAATGGATACGGATACTTATTCGGTCACGGTGGAGGGAAAGCCTCTGAAACTTACAAAGACGGAATTTGCCATTCTGAAAATGTTTTTGCTCAACCCCAAAAAAGTTTTTTCCAAATCGGCGATCCTCGATTATATCAGCGACTATACGCCCGACGGGGAAGAATCCTCGGTCAGCGTCCATATCAGCAACCTGCGCAACAAACTCAAAGAGGCGAGCGACAGAAATTATATCCGCACGGTGTGGGGCATAGGCTTTCAGTTCGACGGGGAACATCTTTAA
- a CDS encoding ABC transporter permease subunit translates to MIRLFRSSLYRALKSKIFFACLIVNAAVALIGCLYQAYSLRPSGYEVSALGIFYSGFGGGMSLIGILSALTVSIFVGTEFTSGAMRNKVIVGSGRAKLYWCNLVTACALCVLIYAGYHLVNFTLGTAILGWGGGASAATVAGDFFAGVLMTCAYASIFTAVVMISRSSMTGIIVGIVGTLVVLFMVQMILGGLAGHYVHDPNDPDGAIFVPCQWPAFLQYAAKFAVRLFPSGQAVLLQSGEAVLWQLMPLSALWIVLSASLGAWTFGKMDLK, encoded by the coding sequence ATGATCAGACTTTTTCGTTCTTCTCTGTACCGCGCTCTGAAAAGCAAGATTTTTTTCGCGTGTCTTATCGTCAACGCCGCCGTCGCGCTGATCGGCTGCCTGTATCAGGCATATTCCCTGCGTCCTTCGGGATACGAAGTATCCGCATTGGGCATATTCTATAGCGGTTTCGGCGGCGGAATGAGCCTGATCGGAATTTTGTCCGCGCTCACCGTCAGTATTTTTGTCGGTACGGAATTTACTTCGGGTGCCATGCGGAACAAAGTCATCGTCGGCAGCGGCCGCGCGAAACTGTATTGGTGCAATCTCGTTACCGCCTGCGCGCTGTGCGTGCTGATCTATGCGGGATATCATCTCGTCAATTTCACTTTGGGCACCGCGATCCTCGGCTGGGGGGGAGGGGCGTCCGCCGCGACGGTCGCGGGCGATTTTTTTGCCGGCGTTTTGATGACGTGCGCGTATGCCTCGATCTTCACCGCGGTCGTCATGATCTCCCGCAGTTCTATGACGGGCATCATCGTCGGCATCGTGGGGACGCTCGTCGTGCTGTTCATGGTACAGATGATCTTAGGCGGGCTTGCGGGACACTATGTGCACGACCCGAACGATCCCGACGGGGCGATCTTCGTACCCTGTCAATGGCCCGCGTTTTTACAGTACGCGGCGAAATTCGCCGTGCGGCTGTTCCCTTCGGGGCAGGCGGTCTTGTTGCAGTCGGGCGAAGCGGTCCTGTGGCAGTTGATGCCGCTGTCCGCTCTGTGGATCGTTCTTTCCGCTTCGCTCGGCGCTTGGACGTTCGGCAAAATGGATCTGAAATGA
- the thyA gene encoding thymidylate synthase, with the protein MSRADEIFIANCRDILENGVWDTDREVRPRWEDGAPAHTIKKFCIVNRYDLREEFPILTIRRTYLKSAIDEILWIWQKKSNNIHDLSSHIWDSWADGSGSIGKAYGYQLGKKYEFREGVFDQVDKVLYDLKHTPASRRIIAHMYNVEDLKDMHLYPCAYSMTFNVSGNTLNGILNQRSQDMLAASNWNVVQYSVLLMMFARAAGLEAGELVHVVADAHIYDRHVPIVEKIIRNPQYPAPRLIVDETVKDFYRFTKNSFRLENYQYTDLDIKIPVAI; encoded by the coding sequence ATGAGCAGGGCAGACGAAATTTTTATTGCGAATTGCAGGGACATTTTAGAGAACGGCGTGTGGGATACGGACAGGGAAGTGCGCCCCCGCTGGGAGGACGGCGCGCCCGCGCATACAATCAAAAAATTCTGTATCGTCAACCGCTACGACTTGCGGGAGGAGTTTCCGATCCTCACGATTCGCCGCACCTATCTGAAATCCGCAATCGACGAGATCTTATGGATCTGGCAGAAAAAAAGCAATAACATTCACGATCTGTCCAGCCATATCTGGGACAGTTGGGCGGACGGGAGCGGCTCGATCGGTAAGGCGTACGGCTATCAGTTGGGGAAAAAATACGAATTTCGCGAAGGCGTTTTCGACCAGGTAGACAAGGTCTTGTACGACTTGAAACATACGCCCGCAAGCCGCCGCATCATCGCGCATATGTACAATGTGGAAGATCTCAAAGATATGCATCTGTACCCTTGCGCCTACTCGATGACGTTCAACGTGAGCGGCAATACGCTCAACGGAATTTTGAACCAGCGCAGCCAGGACATGCTGGCTGCGAGCAACTGGAACGTGGTGCAGTACAGCGTTCTTCTGATGATGTTTGCAAGAGCCGCCGGGCTCGAAGCGGGGGAGTTGGTGCACGTGGTCGCGGACGCACATATTTACGATCGGCACGTACCCATCGTGGAAAAGATCATCCGCAATCCGCAGTACCCTGCGCCGCGCCTGATCGTCGACGAAACGGTCAAAGATTTCTATCGATTCACAAAAAATAGTTTTCGCTTGGAAAACTATCAATATACCGATTTAGACATCAAAATACCCGTTGCAATCTAA
- a CDS encoding fumarate hydratase: protein MRKIRTEEIEQAVYELAKKACLNLTPDCVKAIENAAISETGESAKFSLDTILENARIAAREHMPVCQDTGMSVILAEIGQEVAFEGGLFTDAVNRGVRRAYEDFCFRKSVCDPLTRVNTADNTPAVVHTELVRGDRIDLTFLPKGFGSENMSRLYMLTPSRGVEGIVESIVETVRLAGSKPCPPVYVGVGIGGTFDTCALLAKKALAREIGSAHPRKDVADIEKMALQKINALGIGAQGFGGKTTALGVACEIMPTHIAGLPVAVNIQCHCVRCGHITL, encoded by the coding sequence ATGAGAAAGATACGAACGGAAGAAATCGAACAAGCGGTGTACGAACTGGCGAAAAAGGCGTGTTTGAACCTTACGCCCGACTGCGTGAAGGCGATCGAGAACGCGGCGATCTCCGAAACGGGCGAGAGCGCGAAATTTTCGCTCGACACAATTTTAGAGAACGCGCGCATCGCCGCGCGGGAACATATGCCCGTCTGCCAGGATACGGGCATGAGCGTCATACTTGCCGAGATCGGACAGGAAGTCGCTTTCGAAGGCGGATTGTTTACGGACGCGGTGAACCGCGGCGTGCGGCGCGCGTACGAAGATTTTTGTTTCCGCAAGAGCGTTTGCGATCCCCTCACGCGCGTCAACACGGCGGACAATACGCCCGCCGTCGTACATACGGAATTGGTGCGGGGAGATCGGATCGATCTCACCTTTCTTCCCAAAGGGTTCGGCAGCGAAAATATGTCGCGGCTGTATATGCTCACACCCTCGCGCGGCGTCGAAGGGATCGTGGAGAGCATCGTGGAAACCGTACGGCTCGCGGGCAGCAAGCCCTGTCCTCCCGTGTACGTGGGCGTAGGCATCGGCGGCACGTTCGACACGTGCGCCCTGCTCGCCAAAAAAGCGCTCGCGCGAGAGATCGGTTCCGCTCACCCCAGAAAGGACGTTGCGGACATCGAAAAAATGGCGCTTCAAAAAATCAACGCGCTCGGCATCGGCGCGCAGGGGTTCGGCGGCAAAACGACCGCGCTCGGCGTCGCCTGCGAGATCATGCCCACGCATATCGCGGGGCTGCCCGTGGCGGTCAATATTCAGTGCCACTGCGTGCGCTGCGGGCATATAACCCTTTAA
- a CDS encoding sensor histidine kinase: MVWLSVALGVAAIVIIALSLKIFIIKYSLKDVNEQAERKLDTDTNLLILLESGDRDVRRFVRRLNRSLARMDELKRQYARGNRELKESVTNISHDLRTPLTSAAGYIGLLKKSRLDDKQREYLAVVEGRMEAMKKLTEELFAYSVIVSDNGTTETEPINLGDALEDSLTQFYTAFTERGIEPQIDIAEKPVVRTLNRDVLSRIFGNIINNAVKYAERDFGVTLKENGSIVFFNTADGLDEVTVGKLFDRFFTVESARGGTGLGLSIARILTEKMGGTIFARYEEGKLVIELKFIK; this comes from the coding sequence ATGGTCTGGCTGTCTGTCGCGCTCGGCGTTGCCGCGATCGTGATCATCGCATTGTCGCTGAAAATTTTTATAATCAAATATTCGCTCAAAGACGTCAACGAACAGGCGGAACGGAAGTTGGATACCGACACGAACCTTTTGATCTTGTTGGAGTCGGGCGACAGGGACGTCAGGCGATTCGTGCGGCGGCTCAATCGCTCGCTTGCGAGAATGGACGAACTGAAACGGCAGTACGCTCGCGGCAACCGCGAACTGAAAGAATCGGTTACGAACATTTCGCACGATCTCAGAACGCCGCTCACTTCCGCTGCGGGCTACATCGGGCTCTTGAAAAAGAGCAGGCTGGACGACAAACAGCGGGAATACCTTGCGGTCGTCGAGGGGCGCATGGAGGCGATGAAAAAACTGACGGAAGAACTGTTTGCCTATTCCGTCATCGTTTCAGATAACGGTACGACGGAGACGGAACCGATCAATCTGGGCGACGCTCTCGAGGATTCGCTCACGCAGTTTTACACCGCCTTTACCGAGCGCGGCATCGAGCCGCAGATCGATATTGCGGAAAAGCCCGTCGTGCGCACGTTGAACAGGGACGTTTTGTCGCGCATTTTCGGGAATATTATCAACAACGCCGTCAAATACGCCGAGCGCGATTTCGGCGTGACGCTGAAAGAAAACGGCTCGATCGTCTTTTTTAATACCGCGGACGGGCTGGACGAAGTGACGGTAGGCAAACTGTTCGACAGATTTTTTACCGTAGAGAGCGCGCGGGGCGGCACGGGACTGGGGCTGTCGATTGCGAGGATCCTTACCGAGAAGATGGGCGGAACGATTTTCGCGCGGTATGAAGAGGGCAAACTGGTCATCGAGTTGAAATTTATAAAATGA
- a CDS encoding ATP-binding cassette domain-containing protein encodes MEYVLETHDLYKRYKQTDVVCGVNMHVKRGEIYGFVGRNGAGKTTVMRLVCGLVQKSGGSYRLFGIEDKERKINLSRRRTGAIIETPSVYPRMTARQNLYEQCLVMGVTSYEVIDAVLHFVGLSDTGNKTARNFSLGMRQRLGIAMALVSNPDFIILDEPTNGLDPQGIVEIRELLLRLNRERGITILISSHILSELSKLATCYGFIEKGVLIKEISAEELERSCRKSIHITVSSTSRLPLVLERQLMLYDYKIFSETEAELYCNVKISDLAAALTEGSIDLLKVSERDEDLEGYFINLVGGAK; translated from the coding sequence ATGGAATACGTACTCGAAACCCACGATTTGTATAAGCGCTATAAACAGACCGACGTGGTCTGCGGCGTGAATATGCACGTGAAGAGGGGCGAAATTTACGGGTTCGTCGGCCGCAACGGCGCGGGCAAAACCACGGTGATGCGCCTTGTGTGCGGGCTCGTGCAAAAGAGCGGCGGCTCTTACCGCCTGTTCGGCATAGAGGATAAAGAACGCAAGATCAATCTGAGCCGCAGGCGTACGGGCGCCATCATCGAAACGCCGTCCGTGTATCCCAGGATGACTGCGCGGCAGAATCTGTACGAACAATGTCTTGTCATGGGCGTCACCTCGTACGAGGTGATCGACGCAGTGTTACACTTCGTCGGATTGAGCGATACCGGCAATAAAACGGCGCGCAATTTTTCGCTCGGCATGCGCCAGCGGCTGGGCATTGCAATGGCGCTCGTGAGCAATCCGGATTTCATCATTCTCGACGAGCCGACAAACGGGCTCGATCCGCAGGGCATCGTGGAGATCCGCGAACTTCTTTTGCGTCTGAACCGCGAGCGCGGCATCACGATACTGATTTCCAGCCACATTTTGAGCGAACTTTCCAAACTTGCCACCTGTTACGGCTTTATCGAAAAGGGCGTCCTCATCAAGGAGATATCCGCGGAGGAACTGGAACGGTCGTGCCGTAAAAGCATTCATATTACGGTCAGTTCGACGAGCCGTCTGCCGCTCGTTCTCGAACGGCAATTGATGCTGTACGATTATAAGATCTTTTCGGAAACAGAAGCGGAACTGTATTGCAACGTCAAGATTTCCGACCTTGCCGCCGCTTTGACGGAAGGTTCGATCGACCTTTTGAAGGTGAGCGAACGCGATGAAGATCTGGAGGGATATTTCATCAATCTGGTGGGAGGGGCGAAATGA